From Cellulosimicrobium sp. ES-005, one genomic window encodes:
- a CDS encoding peptidoglycan DD-metalloendopeptidase family protein, which yields MTRDLRRATAALIATTMLLVGSVASASADDIDDRRAAAERRQSEILGNREQLQSQLEDTDAELAQAVVDLQAIEARLPVAQAELDAAEAEVERTQREAELLAQRLEDALGQEAAISAEIERGATEVADAKSSIAEMARQAYRGQGDVSSLGIVTGAQSTEEFIEEYAVSSTAARSQSRSLQDLLEAESVARNREARLQAVRETVADLKKQADENVVAAEAARKAAADRKAEVEQLIVDQQAKKATIEARKAAAEAKVAENEAAQQSLQQEIKGIIAEQAERDRKAAEEEARRQQQGQSSGGGGSSGGGGGGGGSSSGGDRGSISSFLSFPTAVPYVTSSYGMRLHPILGYYRLHAGTDLRAYCGTPIMAAGPGTVVHAQWRNGFGNQVLINHGTVGGSNLMTSYNHLTRFAVSSGQAVNKGDVIGYSGNTGLSGACHLHFEVYVNGSTIDPMSVLG from the coding sequence ATGACCCGGGACCTCCGCCGCGCGACCGCGGCCCTGATCGCCACGACGATGCTCCTCGTGGGGAGTGTCGCGTCGGCCTCCGCCGACGACATCGACGACCGCCGAGCAGCCGCGGAACGCCGCCAGTCCGAGATCCTCGGCAACCGCGAGCAGCTCCAGTCCCAGCTCGAGGACACCGACGCCGAGCTCGCGCAGGCGGTGGTCGACCTCCAGGCGATCGAGGCGCGCCTGCCGGTCGCCCAGGCCGAGCTGGACGCCGCCGAGGCCGAGGTCGAGCGGACCCAGCGCGAGGCGGAGCTGCTCGCGCAGCGGCTCGAGGACGCGCTCGGACAGGAGGCCGCGATCAGCGCCGAGATCGAGCGCGGCGCGACCGAGGTCGCCGACGCGAAGTCCAGCATCGCGGAGATGGCGCGCCAGGCGTACCGCGGTCAGGGCGACGTCTCGAGCCTCGGCATCGTCACGGGTGCGCAGAGCACCGAGGAGTTCATCGAGGAGTACGCGGTCTCGTCGACGGCGGCGCGCAGCCAGTCTCGGTCCCTCCAGGACCTCCTCGAGGCCGAGTCGGTCGCGCGCAACCGCGAGGCGCGCCTGCAGGCGGTGCGGGAGACGGTCGCCGACCTGAAGAAGCAGGCGGACGAGAACGTCGTCGCCGCCGAGGCCGCGCGCAAGGCGGCGGCGGACCGCAAGGCCGAGGTCGAGCAGCTCATCGTCGACCAGCAGGCGAAGAAGGCGACGATCGAGGCGCGCAAGGCCGCGGCCGAGGCGAAGGTCGCCGAGAACGAGGCCGCCCAGCAGTCGCTGCAGCAGGAGATCAAGGGGATCATCGCCGAGCAGGCGGAGCGCGACCGCAAGGCCGCGGAGGAGGAGGCCCGGCGTCAGCAGCAGGGGCAGTCCTCCGGTGGGGGCGGCTCGTCGGGCGGCGGTGGTGGTGGCGGCGGCTCCTCCTCGGGGGGAGACCGCGGCAGCATCTCGAGCTTCCTCTCGTTCCCGACCGCCGTGCCGTACGTGACGTCGAGCTACGGGATGCGGCTGCACCCGATCCTCGGGTACTACCGCCTGCACGCGGGGACCGACCTGCGCGCCTACTGCGGGACCCCGATCATGGCCGCGGGTCCGGGCACGGTGGTGCACGCCCAGTGGCGCAACGGCTTCGGCAACCAGGTCCTGATCAACCACGGGACCGTCGGCGGCTCGAACCTCATGACGAGCTACAACCACCTCACCCGGTTCGCGGTCTCCTCCGGGCAGGCGGTCAACAAGGGCGACGTCATCGGCTACTCGGGCAACACCGGGCTGTCCGGGGCGTGCCACCTCCACTTCGAGGTGTACGTCAACGGGTCCACCATCGACCCGATGTCGGTCCTGGGCTGA
- the smpB gene encoding SsrA-binding protein SmpB, translating into MAKDTGRKVVASNRKARHDYVIEDVYEAGIVLSGTEVKALRMGRASLVDGYVAVDRGEAWLENVHIPEYTEGTWNNHAPRRKRKLLLHKEEILRLESKTREKGHTIVPLALYFLDGRAKVEIALARGKKEYDKRQALREKQDNREAQRAMRQRELR; encoded by the coding sequence ATGGCGAAGGACACCGGCCGCAAGGTCGTCGCCAGCAACCGCAAGGCACGCCACGACTACGTGATCGAGGACGTGTACGAGGCGGGGATCGTCCTGTCGGGCACGGAGGTCAAGGCGCTGCGCATGGGGCGCGCCTCGCTCGTCGACGGCTACGTCGCCGTCGACCGCGGCGAGGCCTGGCTCGAGAACGTCCACATCCCCGAGTACACCGAGGGCACCTGGAACAACCACGCGCCGCGGCGCAAGCGCAAGCTGCTCCTGCACAAGGAGGAGATCCTGCGCCTGGAGTCCAAGACGCGCGAGAAGGGGCACACGATCGTGCCCCTGGCGCTGTACTTCCTCGACGGCCGGGCCAAGGTCGAGATCGCGCTCGCGCGCGGCAAGAAGGAGTACGACAAGCGCCAGGCGCTGCGCGAGAAGCAGGACAACCGCGAGGCGCAGCGCGCGATGCGGCAGCGCGAGCTGCGCTGA